In Actinomycetota bacterium, the DNA window GAAGTCGTAACAAGGTAGCCGTACCGGAAGGTGCGGCTGGATCACCTCCTTTCTAGGGAGCTCAGGCGCCGGCCTCTCGAGGTCGGCGGCGTCCCGGTGGAGCCTAGCTCCCGGGGCCCTAGAGCCGAATGTCGATCTGGCTCCTTCGGCCTCCTTCAGTGGAGGCGTCACGGTATCCGGTCTTCAGGGTTCAGGCCCTGGCGCGCCCTCCGGGGCGCGCACGCACCTTGAGAGCTGCATAGCGCAAGATCGCGAAAACGAATAGAGCATAGGTCAAGGTATTAAGGGCGCACGGTGGATGCCTTGGCGCTGGAAGCCGATGAAGGACGTGGCAAGCTGCGATAAGCCCCGGGTAGGTGCAAACTACCGTCAATCCGGGGATGTCCGAATGGGGAAACCCAGCTGGGGTCATGCCCAGTTACCCCCTGCTGAACACATAGGCAGGGTGGAGGCAACCGGGGGAACTGAAACATCTAAGTACCCCGAGGAAGAGAAATCAACCGAGATTCCCCTAGTAGTGGCGAGCGAACGGGGAACAGCCTAAACCCATGTACGCGTATAGCCTGTGGGCGTTGCTGCATGCGGGGTTGTGGGAGTCATCGTCTCAGGACCACAGACCTGGGGTGGAGTTACAAATCGACGTGCTAACGGAACGGCGTGGAACCGCCGGCCATAGAGGGTAAAGGCCCCGTACGTGAAAGGGCGTCGACTCCTGTGATGATCACCCGAGTACTGCAGGACACGTGAAATCCTGTAGGAATCTGGGGGGACCACCCTCCAAGGCTAAATACTCTCCAGCGACCGATAGTGAACCAGTACCGTGAGGGAAAGGTGAAAAGCACCCCGAGAGGGGAGTGAAATAGTACCTGAAACCGTGTGCCTACAAGCAGTCGGAGCCCGGAAAGCCCGGATCTTCGGATCCAGGCAGGGTGACGGCGTGCCTTTTGTAGAATGAGCCAGCGAGTTACGGTGTGTGGCAAGGTTAAGCTTAAAGCGAGCCGCAGCGAAAGCGAGTCTTTAAACGGGCGCTCAGTCACACGTCGTAGACGCGAAGCCAGGTGATCTATCCATGGGCAGGCTGAAGCGGGGGTAAGACCTCGTGGAGGGCCGAACCCACTTCGGTTGAAAACGGAGGGGATGACCTGTGGATCGGAGTGAAAGGCTAATCAAACCTGGAGATATCTCGTTCTCCCCGAAATAGCTTTAGGGCTAGCCTCGATCGTTCAGTTCCGGTGGTAGAGCACTGAATGGCCTAGGGGGCTTCACCGCTTACCGAAGTCAATCAAACTCCGAATGCCGGTACTCAAGAGATCGGGAGTCAGAGTATGTGGGCTAAGCTGTGTACTCGAGAGGGAAACAGCCCAGACCGCCCGCTAAGGTCCCTAAGTCCATGCTAAGTGGCAAAGGATGTGCGTTTGCTCAGACAACCAGGATGTTGGCTTAGAAGCAGCCACCATTTAAAGAGTGCGTAATAGCTCACTGGTCAAGTGGACATGCGCCGACAATTCACGGGGCTCAAGCATGGTACCGAAGCGGCGGACCTCACGTATGTGGGGTGGTAGGGGAGCATTCTGTTCGGGCTGAAGTCGGCGGGTGACCGTCGGTGGACTGGACAGAAGAGCGAATGCTGGCATGAGTAGCGAGAGAAACGCGAGAAACGTTTCCGCCGTAAGCCTAAGGGTTCCTGGGCAAGGCTAATCCTCCCAGGGTCAGTCGGGAGCTAAGGCGAGGCCGCAAGGCGTAGTCGATGCACAACAGGTAGACATTCCTGTACCACTGGCAGAGCGTTATTACCGATGGGGTGACGGAGAAGGGTAGCTGAGCGCGGTTCTGGACGTCCGCGTGAAAGGCTGTAGGGCGTGAGATAGGCAAATCCGTCTCACACGATGCCTGAGAGCTGATGACGAAGCGATAGAGTGAAGTCAGTGATCCCATACTTTCAAGAAAAACCTCTAGGGAGTTCTGTCGGTGCCCGTACCCCAAACCGACACAGGTAGGCAGGTAGAGAATACCAAGGCGATCGAGAGAACTACGGTTAAGGAACTCGGCATAATGGCTCCGTAACTTCGGGAGAAGGAGCGCCTCGGCTGGTGAACACCTTCGCGGTGCAGCCGGCTGAGGCCGCAGTGAAACGGCCCAAGCGACTGTTTACTAAAAACACAGGACTCTGCTAAGTCGTAAGACGACGTATAGGGTCTGACGCCTGCCCGGTGCTGGAAGGTTACGAGGAGGGGTCAGCCGCAAGGCGAAGCTCTGAATCTAAGCCCCAGTAAACGGCGGCCGTAACTATAACGGTCCTAAGGTAGCGAAATTCCTTGTCGGGTAAGTTCCGACCTGCACGAATGGCGTAACGACTTGGGCGCTGTCTCAACCGTAGACTCGGCGAAATTGCACTATTCGTGAAGATGCGAATTCCCCGCGGAAGGACGGAAAGACCCCGTGAACCTTTACTACAGCTTGACATTGGTCTTTGGTTCGTCGTGTAGAGGATAGGTGGGAGGCTGTGAAGCTGGGGCGCAAGCCCTGGTGGAGCCAACCTTGGAATACCACCCTCGGCGAGCTGGAGGCCTAACCCGGCACCTTGAATCAGGGTCGGGGACCGTGTCAGGTGGGTAGTTTGACTGGGGCGGTCGCCTCCCAAAATGTAACGGAGGCGCGCGTAAGGTCCGCTCAGAACGGTTGGCAATCGTTCGTAGAGCGCAAGAGTATAAGCGGGCTTGACTGCGAGACCCACAAGTCGAGCAGGTACGAAAGTAGGCTCTAGTGATCCGGCGGCTCAGAGTGGAATGGCCGTCGCTCAACGGATAAAAGGTACTCCGGGGATAACAGGCTGATCTCCCCCAAGAGTTCACATCGACGGGGAGGTTTGGCACCTCGATGTCGGCTCATCGCATCCTGGGGCTGTAGTAGGTCCCAAGGGTTTGGCTGTTCGCCAATTAAAGCGGTACGCGAGCTGGGTTTAGAACGTCGTGAGACAGTTCGGTCCCTATCCTCCGTGGGCGTAGGAGATTTGAGGGATGCTGTCCCTAGTACGAGAGGACCGGGATGGACGAACCTCTGGTGTACCAGTTGTCGCGCCAGCGGCACCGCTGGGTAGCTACGTTCGGTCGGGATAACCGCTGAAAGCATCTAAGCGGGAAGCCCTTCCCAAGATGAGATCTCCCACTGGGTCAACCAGGTAAGGCCCCTCGTAGACTACGAGGTACATAGGCCGCAGGTGTACGCGCAGCAATGCGTTCAGCCGAGCGGTACTAATCGGCCGAGGCCTTGACCTTCTATTCCGATTCAAGATCGAGCGCTATGCAGCTCCCAGGGTGCGTGTGCACCCGGCGGCAGCATGACTTTGACAACGCGATACGTGTGATCGCGTCCGACGGAAGCCGTCGGATGTGCTCAGTGACCATGGCGGAGGGGGTACACCCGATCCCATACCGAACTCGGTAGTTAAGCCCTCCAGCGCCGATGGTACTGCGGCGTCAGGCCGCGGGAGAGTAGGACGTCGCTGAGCACATCCGGCGGCTTTCGCGTGTCCTGAGGTGCCCGGAACCGACCGGCCGGGTATTCCTAGCGGAGTGGTAAGGATTCTGCTACCCTGCACCACGACGGTACGTCCGGCGCACGGTCGCCGGGAGAGGAGTGCTTCACCATGAGAGAGCGCGTACAGGCTGCCCTGGACAAGATCCGTCCGGCGCTGCAGGCCGACGGCGGCGACGTCGAGCTCGTCGAAGTGACCGACGAGGGCGTCGTGAAGGTCCAGCTCGTCGGCGCGTGCCGCGGCTGCCCGATGTCCCAGATCACGCTCGCCAACGGAGTGGAGCGGGTGCTCAAGGAAGAGGTCCCGGAGGTCCTGCGGGTCGAGCCCGTCTAGCTCCGAGGCGATCGCACGTCACGAGGGCCGGTCCCGTTGGGGCCGGCCCTTCGCGTTCCGTCAGGCGCCCGCGTGGCGCCGCGGAACGGGTGAGGACCGCCGTTCGGAGCCGTCAGGCGCCGTTCGTCGGGTCGCGCGCGCGAAAAACGCGGGCTCCCGTTGACGCACTAGATGATGTGCGTTTAGACTCGCAAGGCCACAACATCTTGTGTGGCGCGGCTGTGAGCGCCGCTTCGAGGGGAACACGCAGGAGGAGGGCCTCATGGCCGACGCAACGGAAAGCATCACCTATGACCGCGCGATCGACGAGACGCTGTCTCCGAACTCGCTGAAGGTCCTCCAGAAGCGCTACTTGCGCAAGGACGACGACGGCAACCCGATCGAGCTGGCGTCCGACATGTTCATCCGCGTCGCGGAGAACATCGCCTCGGCGGAGTCGCGCTTCGGCGCGGACCCGGCGGGCGTGGCGCGCTACGCGGTGGACTTCTACCAGCTGATGACGTCGCTCGAGTTCCTGCCGAACTCGCCGACGCTCATGAACGCCGGCCGTGAGCTTCAGCAGCTGTCGGCGTGCTTCGTACTGCCGGTGGAGGACTCGATGGAGTCGATCTTCGGCGCCGTGCGCGACACCGCGATCATCCACAAGTCCGGCGGCGGCACCGGTTTCTCCTTCTCACGCTTGCGCCCGACCGGCGACCAGGTCCGCTCGACGCAGGGCGTCAGCAGCGGACCGGTCTCGTTCATGCGCGTGTTCAACCAGGCGACCGAGGCGGTCAAGCAGGGCGGCACGCGCCGCGGCGCCAACATGGGCGTGCTGCGCGTGGACCACCCGGACGTGCTGGACTTCATCAGGTGCAAGGAGACCGGTGACTTCTCGAACTTCAACATCTCGATCGCCGTCACCGAGAAGTTCATGGACGCGGTGCGGGCGGGGACCGGGTACGACCTCATCAACCCGCGTTCGAAGGAGCCGTGCGGGCAGCTCGACGCGCGCGAGGTGTGGGACCTCATCATCGAGATGGCGTGGGCGACCGGCGACCCGGGCCTGATCTTCATCGACCGCATGAACCGGGACAACCCGACGCCGCTGCTCGGCGAGATCGAGTCGACCAACCCCTGCGGCGAGCAGCCGCTCCTGCCGTACGAGGCGTGCAATCTCGGCTCGGTCAACCTCGCGAGGTTCGTGACCGCGAAGGAGGACGGTTCGCCGGACGTCGCGTGGGACCGCCTCGGCGACGTGGTGCACCGCGCGGTCCGCTTCCTCGACGACGTGATCGAGGTCAACCAGTACCCGCTGCCCAAGATCGACGAGCTCGCGCGCGGCAACCGCAAGATCGGGTTGGGGGTCATGGGCTGGTCGGACATGCTCATCAAGATGGGCGTGTCGTACGACAGCGAGGAGGCTGTGGCGCTCGGCGAGAAGGTCATGGGCTTCATCGAGGCCGAGGCGCGTCAGGCGTCCGAGACGCTCGCGGGCGAGCGCGGCACGTTCCCGAACTTCGCCGGGTCGATCTACGACTCGCCCGACGGCCGGCCGATGCGCAATGCGACCGTCACCACCATCGCGCCGACCGGCACGCTCTCGATCATCGCGAACTGCAGCAGCGGCATCGAGCCCCTGTTCGCGGTGAGCTACATCCGGACCGTCATGGACAACGACCGCCTCGTCGAGGTGAACCCGCTGTTCGAGGAGATGGCGGTCCGTGGGGGCTTCTCCAGCCCTGAGCTGATGGAGCGCATCGCGGACCACGGCACGGTCGACGGCATCGAGGACATCCCGGCCGAGGTCCGCGCGCTGTTCCGCACGGCGCACGACATCACCCCGGAGTGGCACGTGCGGATGCAGGCCGCGTTCCAGAAGTTCACCGACAACGCCGTGTCCAAGACGGTCAACTTCCCGAACGAGGCGACCGCCGACGACGTGCGTGAGGTGTACGACCTGGCGCACGACCTCGGCGTGAAGGGCGTCACGATCTACCGTGACGGCAGCAAGGCCGGCCAGGTCCTGACCACCGGCAAGTCCGCGTCCGGCGGTACGGCTGCCGACGGGACGGCGGGCGTCCACGGCGAGATCGAGCCGCGTCCGCGTCCGGCGGTGACCGAGGGGCGCACGACCAAGATCCAGACCGGCTGCGGCAACCTCTACGTCACCATCAACTGGGACGAAGTCGGGATGTGCGAGGTGTTCACCTCGATGGGCAAGTCCGGCGGGTGTGCCGCATCGCAGTCCGAGGCCTTGTCGCGGATCATCTCGGCGGCCCTGCGCTCCGGGGTCGACCCCGAGGCGGTCGTCAAGCAGCTGCGCGGCATCCGGTGCCCGAGCCCCGCGTGGGCCAAGGGCGGCAACGTCCTGTCGTGTGCCGACGCGGTCGGCATCGTGATGGACCAGACGCTGCACTTCATCAAGACCGGCGAGTCCCCCGACATGGTGACGCGCTCCACCGACTCGCTCGTGTACAAGACCGGTGCGTGCCCCGAGTGCGGCGGTGCGCTCGAGCACGAGAGCGGCTGCTCCGTGTGCCACGGGTGCGGCTACAGCAAGTGCGCGTAGTGCGCGTGTAGAACCTGATACCGTCGGTGCGGGCCGGGGACACGCCCGGCCCGCACCGATGCGTGACCGCCTCGATCCTCAGGGAGCGACCGCCATGGTCCTTTCAGACCGCACCATCAAGGAGTTGCTGGCCGCCGGCCGCATCAACGTCGATCCGCTCGACCCCGACGACATCCAGCCGTCGAGCATCGACCTGCACCTCGGCTCGCGCTTCCAGGTCTTCCGCAACTCGCGCTACCCGTTCATCGATCCCTCGCGCGAGCAGGACGGCCTGATGGACATGGTCGAGGGCTCGGTCGAGGAGCCGTTCGTCCTGCACCCGGGCGAGTTCGCGCTCGGAACGACCGTCGAGTGCATCACGCTGCCCGACGACATCGTCGCGCGCCTCGAGGGGAAGAGCTCGCTGGGGCGGCTCGGCCTGCTCATCCACTCGACCGCGGGCTACGTCGACCCGGGCTGGGAGGGTCACCTCACACTCGAGCTGTCGAACGTCGCGAACCTGCCGATCGTGCTCACGCCCGGGATGCAGATCGGCCAGGTCTCGTTCACGAGGATGACGACGCCGGTGGACCGGCCGTACGGCAGCCCGGGCCTCGGCTCGCGCTATCAGGGGCAGTACGACCCGACGCCGAGCCGCTCGCACCTGGGACGCCGCGCGGAGTAGCCGGGGCGGGGGCTTGGCGCCTGCGGGCTGCAGCCGTCAGAGCCCGAGCGTCACCTTCGAGACCACCGGGGCGGGCACGAAGCCGGCGAGGTACTTGCCCGCGCGCGACTCCATGAACGGCAGCCACTTCAACTTGCGCGTGATGTTCCGGCCCACGCGGGCGGCCGACGCGGAGTACGCCGCGAGCGCGCCCGTGCCGCCGGTCTCGGCGACCGCGCGCCCGGCGAGCATGCCGGTGTTCATCGCGTAGGAGATTCCCTCGCCGGAGGTAGGCGACATGAAGCCGCCCGCCTCGCCGGCGAGCAGGACGCGGCCCGAGCCGCACACGACGTCGCCGGGCGAGCGCACGGACAGGGCCGCAGCGGCCTCCCGCTTCACGGTCTCGCCGAGCTGAGGCAGCGCGGCCCGCAACACGGCGCAGACCTCCTCGTGGATCGTGTGGGGGTGCTTGGTCTTCGGGTAGAAGACCGAGCCGATGATGGCCGTGTCGCCCTTCGGCACGACGTACGCGTACGCGAAGCTGTCGCCCACGCCGCGCAGGTAGATGCAGTCGAAGTACGGCGGCAGGCCGCCGCGAAGCGTCACGAAGTCCTGGAGGGTGACATACGTGGAGGTCGCTGTGATCCCGAGTTCGCGACGCACTCGGGAGCGCGCGCCGTCCGCACCGACCAGCGCGTCGCAGCGCACCTCCCGTACGCCGCCGTTCTC includes these proteins:
- a CDS encoding NifU family protein, with translation MRERVQAALDKIRPALQADGGDVELVEVTDEGVVKVQLVGACRGCPMSQITLANGVERVLKEEVPEVLRVEPV
- a CDS encoding vitamin B12-dependent ribonucleotide reductase, whose translation is MADATESITYDRAIDETLSPNSLKVLQKRYLRKDDDGNPIELASDMFIRVAENIASAESRFGADPAGVARYAVDFYQLMTSLEFLPNSPTLMNAGRELQQLSACFVLPVEDSMESIFGAVRDTAIIHKSGGGTGFSFSRLRPTGDQVRSTQGVSSGPVSFMRVFNQATEAVKQGGTRRGANMGVLRVDHPDVLDFIRCKETGDFSNFNISIAVTEKFMDAVRAGTGYDLINPRSKEPCGQLDAREVWDLIIEMAWATGDPGLIFIDRMNRDNPTPLLGEIESTNPCGEQPLLPYEACNLGSVNLARFVTAKEDGSPDVAWDRLGDVVHRAVRFLDDVIEVNQYPLPKIDELARGNRKIGLGVMGWSDMLIKMGVSYDSEEAVALGEKVMGFIEAEARQASETLAGERGTFPNFAGSIYDSPDGRPMRNATVTTIAPTGTLSIIANCSSGIEPLFAVSYIRTVMDNDRLVEVNPLFEEMAVRGGFSSPELMERIADHGTVDGIEDIPAEVRALFRTAHDITPEWHVRMQAAFQKFTDNAVSKTVNFPNEATADDVREVYDLAHDLGVKGVTIYRDGSKAGQVLTTGKSASGGTAADGTAGVHGEIEPRPRPAVTEGRTTKIQTGCGNLYVTINWDEVGMCEVFTSMGKSGGCAASQSEALSRIISAALRSGVDPEAVVKQLRGIRCPSPAWAKGGNVLSCADAVGIVMDQTLHFIKTGESPDMVTRSTDSLVYKTGACPECGGALEHESGCSVCHGCGYSKCA
- a CDS encoding dCTP deaminase, which gives rise to MVLSDRTIKELLAAGRINVDPLDPDDIQPSSIDLHLGSRFQVFRNSRYPFIDPSREQDGLMDMVEGSVEEPFVLHPGEFALGTTVECITLPDDIVARLEGKSSLGRLGLLIHSTAGYVDPGWEGHLTLELSNVANLPIVLTPGMQIGQVSFTRMTTPVDRPYGSPGLGSRYQGQYDPTPSRSHLGRRAE